In Nocardia sp. NBC_01327, the genomic stretch TGCAATTGATACGGTCCCGGCGGACCGCCGCGTGGCAGTGTCAGAGTGATCAGTGCGATGCCCTCGGTGATGAGGCGGCGGTCCCAGTGCGATCGATCCTGTTCGGCCATCGGTATCAGTTCGCCGTGCGGCCCGGCGCGGGCCGGTCGGCGGGCATCGGTCAGCAGCATGAGGGCGAGCAGGCCTGCGGCTTCGTCATCCTGGTCGATTAGGCGATACATGATGCGCGCCAATCGAATTGCCTCGGCCGACAGGTCGGTGCGGTACAGGTCGGGTCCGGCTGTGGCGGCATAGCCTTCGGTGAAGATCAGGTACAGCACGTGCAGTACGGCCGCGAGCCGGGCGTCGCGCTCCTGTGGCAGTGGCATGCGGAAGGATGTGCCTGCCGATTTGATCGTGCGCTTGGCCCGGCTGATGCGCCGGGTCATGGTGTCCACCGGTACCAGGAAGGCGCGCGCGATCTCCGCGGTGGTCAAACCGCCGACCGCGCGCAGGGTCAGGGCGATCTGCGAGGCGGGGGCCAATGCCGGATGGCAGCACAGGAACAGCAGGATCAGTGTGTCGTCGGCGTCCGCGACACGGTCATCCACCGTCTGTAATGTCCACTGCTCGAGTGGAATAGCCTGTGCCACAGCGTCTTCGCGTCGCCGTCGCGCCTGCTCGGCGCGCAGCAGGTCGATGAGTCGCCGAGCCGCGACGGCGATCAACCAGGCTTTCGGATCGTGCGGCACACCCGTCTCGGGCCACTGCGTCGCCGCCGCCAGCAGGGCTTCCTGCACCGCATCCTCAGCCGTATCGAAATGCCCGTAGCGCCGCACCAGCGCACCGAGGACCTGCGGCGCGAGTGCGCGCAGCAGCTCCTCGGTGCGGGTGTCGGACATCAAATCTCCAGGGACTGAACACTTTCCGCGATCGGCCGCACATCCACGTAGGCGCGTGCGGCTATCGCAGCGGGGCCGGGGCATTCGGTGATTTCCGCCGCGATCTCGGTGGCCCGGTCGAAGCTCTCGCACTCCACGATCCAGTATCCGGCGAGTACCTCCTGCGTTTCCGCATACGGTCCGTCGGTGATCACCACCGGCAGACCCGCGCGGGTGCTGCCGCTGATCCTGCGGGTGTGGACGGGATCGACGAGACCGCGGGTGTCCACCAGCTCACCGGAGGCCTCGAGCTTTGCCGTGAAATCCCGCATGAACTCGGTCACCGCGGCGAAGTCGCCGGGTGTCCAGGCGTAATCGCCCGTCGCCTTGCCGGTCATACCGTCGTAGTCCCGCTGCGAACCGTAGGACAGAATCATGTACTTCATCGGTCTCACCTCCGTTGTCGGCGCCTCGGTGGCGTCTGTACCCGAGACGTCGAAGCCACCGCACCGGATCCGGACATTCCCTCCGAAGAATATTTCCCGCGCCGCGACCTGTGGTCGTAGCGCTCAGATGACGACCGGGTGGTCCTCCACGACGCGTCCGCCCAGCCGCACCCAGCCGTCGGAGTCCCATTCGGTGAACAGCTGCGAACCCGCGCCCTGGGTGATGTACAGCCCGCGCTGCAGTTTCGCCGTCAGCGCGATGGCCGCGGCTCCGGTCGCCTCGTCCTCGGCAATTCCCATGGCGGGGGCGAACATTCGGGTGCGCACCTGACCTCGGGCCTCGTCGTGCCAGGTCCACGCGTAGTGCGAGCCCTCGGGGAAGTCGGCCGGGTCCAGCGTGGCCAGCAGGTCGGCACTCTCGATTTCGTGAAAAGTGAAGGCGGGGGCCCATTCCGAGCGCGCCCGCACCCACGCCATGCCCTCGGTGACCGAAACGTCCACGGGTCCGGCGGGCACGTCGATCACCGAAACCGGACGGCCGCGCAGGTACAGCCACCAGCCGGTGCCGACGGTCGGGTGACCGGCGAACGGCAGTTCCACCGACGGCGTGTAGATGCGCATGCGGACCCGGCCGTTGTCCGGCTCCTCGAGCACGACCGTCTCGCTGTAGCCGACACGTGCGGCCAGAGCCTGATGGTCGGCTCCGGCCACATCGGCGGCACGCGCGATGCCGAGCGGATTGCCGAAGCGGCCCGTCGCATCGGTGAATACGCGAACCACTTCGATCTGCGCGCCATCGCTTTCCGGGGTGCTCATAGCTGCCGAGCTTACCGCTGGTTATCGAGCGGGGGGAGGTGAGCATGCTCCCAGCATGTCGGCCAGGGCGCTCTTCTCGGTGGCCTGTACGGTGAGTCCCCAGCGTGACTTCACCGCCACCCACCGGCGTGCGTACTCGCACCAGAACCCGGTGCGCGGGCGCCACTGGTCCGGTGTTTTCGAGCCTTTGTCCTGATTGGCCTGCTTCTGCACGGCCAGTAGATTGCCCACGTCATTGGCGAAGTACTGGCGGCGTTGCGCATCCCATTCCGAAGCGCCGGACCGCCAGGCATCGCCCAGTGCGACGACATGGTCGATCTCGATATCGGAGGCCTTGAATCGGTCGTAGGGCAGTCGCTCGCCCGCGTACGGATCGTCGAGTACGCCGGACAGCACCATGCACGAATTACTGTCCGCCAGTTTGACTTCCGTCAGATCTCGCTTCATCACATCTTCACGGGCGGTGCATCCGCCGGAAAGTACGGGCTCACCGCCGCGCCCGGACCAGCCGGGCCCGAAGGCATTGCGCTCATAGGATTCCCAGTTCCGATTCCAGGCGATGGTGAGCCGGTCCAGATCGGCCTGCGCATGCTGCAGGTCGGGAAGCGGCGTGCTGGTGGGATCGGCCGCGGCCGTGTCTGTGTCTGTGTTTTTGTGCGCCGGTTCCTGCCGATTGCTCCAGAGCGCGAGCCCGGTCGCGGCCACCGCGACGAGGACGAGGGAGGTGGCGAAGAATCTGCGCCAGCGGCGCCGGGCGGTGGTCCGGGAACGCTCGGGCATGCGGGGGAGTCTAGGGCCGGAAACCGGATGAAACGGGCAATGTTGCCGACCGGTGACCTGATTTCAGCTAACTGATAGCAAATAGAAACAGGGGTGGTGCACCGAATCGGTGCACCACCCCTGTCAGCAGTGCTTCAGATCGAAAAGCAGGAGATCAGACCGCGGCGCCGGCCAGCGCCTCGGTCGAGGCCACGGCCTGGCCGACACCGGCCACGATCGCGGCGGCACGCAGCGATTCGAAGATCACCTCGCGGGACACGCCCGCCTCACGCAGCGTGTTCTCGTGCGCCTCCAGGCAGTGCTGGCAGCCGTTGATCGAGGAGACCGCGAACGACCACAGCTCGAAATCGGCCTTGTCCACGCCCGGGGTGCCGATGATCTGCATGCGCAGACCGGCCCGCAGGTCGTCGTACTTGCCGTCCAGGAAGGCCTTGCCGCGGTAGAACACATTGTTCATGCCCATGATCGAGGCGGCGCCCAGCGCGGCGTTGTACGCCTCGGCCGACAGTACGTCGGCGGCCTCCTCGGCGATCTCGCGCAGCGTGGTGGCCGACCGGG encodes the following:
- a CDS encoding HNH endonuclease family protein, producing the protein MPERSRTTARRRWRRFFATSLVLVAVAATGLALWSNRQEPAHKNTDTDTAAADPTSTPLPDLQHAQADLDRLTIAWNRNWESYERNAFGPGWSGRGGEPVLSGGCTAREDVMKRDLTEVKLADSNSCMVLSGVLDDPYAGERLPYDRFKASDIEIDHVVALGDAWRSGASEWDAQRRQYFANDVGNLLAVQKQANQDKGSKTPDQWRPRTGFWCEYARRWVAVKSRWGLTVQATEKSALADMLGACSPPPAR
- a CDS encoding PhzF family phenazine biosynthesis protein encodes the protein MSTPESDGAQIEVVRVFTDATGRFGNPLGIARAADVAGADHQALAARVGYSETVVLEEPDNGRVRMRIYTPSVELPFAGHPTVGTGWWLYLRGRPVSVIDVPAGPVDVSVTEGMAWVRARSEWAPAFTFHEIESADLLATLDPADFPEGSHYAWTWHDEARGQVRTRMFAPAMGIAEDEATGAAAIALTAKLQRGLYITQGAGSQLFTEWDSDGWVRLGGRVVEDHPVVI
- a CDS encoding carboxymuconolactone decarboxylase family protein, with product MTIENLKNSLPEYAKDLKLNLSSIARTTVLNEQQLWGTLLASAAATRSATTLREIAEEAADVLSAEAYNAALGAASIMGMNNVFYRGKAFLDGKYDDLRAGLRMQIIGTPGVDKADFELWSFAVSSINGCQHCLEAHENTLREAGVSREVIFESLRAAAIVAGVGQAVASTEALAGAAV
- a CDS encoding RNA polymerase sigma factor, translating into MSDTRTEELLRALAPQVLGALVRRYGHFDTAEDAVQEALLAAATQWPETGVPHDPKAWLIAVAARRLIDLLRAEQARRRREDAVAQAIPLEQWTLQTVDDRVADADDTLILLFLCCHPALAPASQIALTLRAVGGLTTAEIARAFLVPVDTMTRRISRAKRTIKSAGTSFRMPLPQERDARLAAVLHVLYLIFTEGYAATAGPDLYRTDLSAEAIRLARIMYRLIDQDDEAAGLLALMLLTDARRPARAGPHGELIPMAEQDRSHWDRRLITEGIALITLTLPRGGPPGPYQLQAAIAAVHDEAATAEDTDWPQIAALYTALHALTDNPVVALNRAVAVGMSSGAEAGLAMLAELETDGRLAADHRFYAVRAHLRELNGADSDAISDYRHAAQLTGTVPQQRYLNSRADRLAAR
- a CDS encoding YciI family protein, whose translation is MKYMILSYGSQRDYDGMTGKATGDYAWTPGDFAAVTEFMRDFTAKLEASGELVDTRGLVDPVHTRRISGSTRAGLPVVITDGPYAETQEVLAGYWIVECESFDRATEIAAEITECPGPAAIAARAYVDVRPIAESVQSLEI